The following proteins are co-located in the Paludisphaera rhizosphaerae genome:
- a CDS encoding c-type cytochrome — MRISWVVLILAAVTAGSFVVGYLTQRNRAAAIAQMRAKIAEEEVRVAQEAAAKAAAAPQPKLPSAADDADDEEAAYQNAMARRALTDNCLICHEEGMFTGQRLTAAQWKAEVDKMISWGAMMPDADRSNVETYLSKHFGEKSPLQTPGRVALAGLPTREIPGDPKEGIEGADLAKGAQLFLVVCASCHGPTALGTDLGPALADRAVLTHAGDYHKQVRDGLRKMPAMNSMLSADQQRDILAWLRTRDAAKP, encoded by the coding sequence ATGCGTATTTCCTGGGTCGTCCTGATCCTCGCGGCCGTCACGGCGGGGAGCTTCGTCGTCGGCTATCTAACTCAGCGGAACCGCGCCGCGGCCATCGCCCAGATGCGGGCGAAGATCGCCGAGGAGGAGGTCCGAGTCGCTCAGGAGGCCGCCGCCAAGGCGGCTGCGGCGCCGCAGCCGAAACTGCCGAGCGCGGCCGACGACGCCGACGATGAGGAGGCCGCCTACCAAAACGCGATGGCGCGGCGAGCCCTCACCGACAACTGCCTGATCTGCCACGAAGAGGGCATGTTCACCGGCCAACGCCTGACCGCCGCCCAGTGGAAGGCCGAGGTCGACAAGATGATCTCGTGGGGCGCGATGATGCCCGACGCCGACCGTAGCAACGTCGAGACCTACCTCTCGAAGCACTTCGGCGAGAAATCCCCTCTCCAGACTCCCGGTCGAGTCGCCCTGGCCGGCCTCCCCACGCGGGAGATCCCCGGCGACCCGAAGGAGGGGATCGAAGGCGCCGACCTGGCCAAGGGGGCGCAGCTCTTCCTGGTCGTCTGCGCGAGTTGCCATGGCCCGACCGCCCTGGGGACCGACCTCGGCCCCGCCCTGGCGGATCGCGCCGTGCTCACCCACGCCGGCGACTACCATAAGCAGGTCCGCGACGGCCTCCGCAAGATGCCCGCCATGAATTCCATGCTCAGCGCCGACCAGCAGCGCGACATCCTGGCCTGGCTTCGCACCCGAGACGCCGCCAAGCCCTGA
- a CDS encoding sialidase family protein, giving the protein MRRLFAAVIAGAWMASASAGEVEKIDLFEAGRDGYVMYRIPGVVVTAKGSVLAYCEARKSGGDWSDIDVFLRRSEDGGKTWSPQTQIVHNEASVPPNPVAPKSHAEQGVRTVNNPVAIVDRSGAVHFLYCVEYGRCFYMKSDDDGRTFSTPVDVTATFDAFRPEYDWKVLATGPGHGIQLANGRLVVAVWLSTSTGANQHHPSVAATIYSDDGGKTWRRGDIAAPDTPETDDPNETVVVQLADGRVMLNVRNEGPSLRRLVTISPDGATGWTKPEFVKELAEPICMGSIVRLPASAGVGPDRLIFAQPHKTPIPAGSPMPKEWKDRKNLSIKVSRDSGATWPLVKTLEPGPSAYSDLAVLPDGTILCLYERSREVGPDAKGKPYDRLTLARIPASWLPE; this is encoded by the coding sequence ATGAGGCGGTTGTTTGCGGCGGTGATTGCGGGGGCCTGGATGGCGTCGGCCTCGGCGGGGGAGGTCGAGAAGATCGACCTGTTTGAAGCGGGACGCGACGGCTACGTGATGTACCGCATCCCCGGCGTCGTCGTCACCGCGAAGGGATCGGTGCTGGCCTACTGCGAGGCTCGCAAGTCCGGCGGCGACTGGTCGGACATCGACGTCTTCCTCCGCCGCAGCGAGGACGGCGGCAAGACCTGGAGCCCGCAGACGCAGATCGTCCACAACGAGGCGAGCGTGCCGCCCAACCCCGTGGCGCCCAAGAGCCATGCGGAGCAGGGCGTGCGGACGGTCAACAATCCCGTGGCGATCGTCGATCGCTCGGGCGCCGTTCACTTTCTCTACTGCGTCGAATACGGCCGATGCTTTTATATGAAGAGCGACGACGACGGCCGGACGTTCTCCACGCCCGTCGACGTCACGGCCACGTTCGACGCCTTCCGGCCTGAGTACGACTGGAAGGTCCTCGCCACCGGACCGGGGCACGGAATCCAGCTTGCGAACGGCCGGTTGGTGGTCGCCGTTTGGTTGTCGACCTCGACGGGGGCCAACCAGCACCATCCGTCGGTCGCCGCCACGATCTATAGCGACGACGGCGGCAAGACCTGGCGGCGCGGCGACATCGCCGCGCCCGACACTCCCGAAACCGACGACCCCAACGAGACCGTCGTCGTCCAACTCGCCGACGGCCGCGTGATGCTCAACGTCCGCAACGAGGGCCCCTCGCTGCGCCGGCTGGTCACGATCAGCCCCGACGGCGCGACCGGCTGGACGAAGCCCGAGTTCGTCAAGGAACTCGCCGAGCCCATCTGCATGGGGAGCATCGTCCGCCTGCCGGCCTCGGCGGGCGTCGGCCCGGACCGACTCATCTTCGCCCAGCCCCACAAGACGCCGATCCCGGCGGGCTCACCCATGCCCAAGGAATGGAAGGACCGCAAGAACCTGTCGATCAAGGTGAGCCGCGACTCCGGCGCGACCTGGCCGCTGGTCAAGACGCTCGAACCCGGCCCGAGCGCCTACAGCGACCTCGCCGTCCTTCCCGACGGCACCATCCTCTGCCTCTACGAGCGCAGCCGCGAAGTCGGTCCCGACGCCAAGGGAAAGCCCTACGACCGCCTGACCCTCGCCCGCATCCCGGCCTCGTGGCTGCCGGAGTGA
- a CDS encoding mandelate racemase/muconate lactonizing enzyme family protein — translation MKPSRRTILRTALGAAAAPALGGRGEAQESPRVSVERLRQVAETPVLRVEAIDRPVEIASLDLLRRGREYLVRARSKDGAEGYSVANSMHMVHTYPIFLNRVAPFFKGKDARQLEPLLWELYRHDDNYKYQGLALWVCTAAAEFAVLDLLGKVSGRSVADLLGGLKRTEIDVYRASGTRGNTPEQEVADLKKIVAESGARALKFRLGGRMSRNADFPPDRTVRLIPMVREAFGPGMTLYADSNSSYGVPEAIRIGRIMEEYNYAFYEEPCRFDHLEETKAVADALRIPIAWGEQEFSEEGFLWMIANRGVEIVQPDLHYHGGFIRSMRVARMAHEAGLLCTPHMSGSGLGYLDATYFAACIPNPVPFTEYKGSAAVPVSSETSPLKVTDGRVKIPTGPGFGITIDPTYLRETIPVKTTGG, via the coding sequence ATGAAGCCCTCGCGACGCACGATCCTTCGGACGGCCCTCGGCGCGGCGGCGGCCCCGGCGCTCGGCGGGCGGGGCGAGGCTCAGGAATCCCCTCGGGTCTCGGTCGAGCGTCTTCGCCAGGTCGCGGAAACCCCGGTGCTCCGGGTCGAGGCGATCGACCGACCCGTGGAGATCGCCTCGCTGGACCTCCTCCGGCGCGGGCGGGAGTACCTCGTCCGGGCTCGGTCGAAGGACGGGGCCGAGGGCTACTCCGTCGCCAACTCCATGCACATGGTCCACACGTACCCGATCTTCCTCAATCGGGTCGCCCCGTTCTTCAAGGGGAAGGACGCCCGGCAGTTGGAGCCCCTGCTCTGGGAGCTTTACCGCCACGACGACAACTACAAATACCAGGGACTCGCCCTCTGGGTCTGCACGGCGGCCGCCGAATTCGCCGTGCTCGACCTGCTGGGGAAGGTCTCCGGCCGGTCGGTCGCCGACCTGCTCGGGGGCCTGAAGCGGACCGAGATCGACGTCTACCGCGCCAGCGGCACGCGGGGAAACACGCCCGAGCAGGAGGTGGCCGACCTCAAGAAGATCGTCGCCGAGAGTGGGGCGCGGGCGTTGAAGTTCCGCCTGGGGGGCCGGATGAGCCGCAACGCCGACTTCCCCCCGGATCGCACCGTCCGGCTGATCCCGATGGTCCGCGAAGCCTTCGGCCCCGGCATGACCCTGTACGCGGACTCCAACAGCTCGTACGGCGTCCCCGAAGCCATCCGCATCGGCCGGATCATGGAGGAGTATAACTACGCCTTCTACGAGGAGCCCTGCCGCTTCGACCACCTGGAAGAGACCAAGGCCGTCGCCGACGCCCTGCGAATCCCGATCGCCTGGGGCGAGCAGGAATTCAGCGAAGAGGGCTTCCTCTGGATGATCGCCAATCGCGGCGTGGAGATCGTCCAGCCCGACCTGCACTACCACGGCGGCTTCATCCGCTCGATGCGAGTCGCGCGGATGGCCCACGAGGCCGGCCTGCTCTGCACGCCTCACATGTCGGGCTCGGGCCTGGGCTACCTGGACGCCACCTACTTCGCCGCCTGCATCCCGAACCCCGTCCCCTTCACCGAGTACAAGGGCTCAGCCGCCGTCCCCGTCAGCAGCGAGACCTCGCCCCTCAAGGTGACCGACGGGCGGGTCAAAATCCCCACCGGCCCCGGCTTCGGCATCACCATCGACCCGACGTACCTCCGCGAGACGATCCCGGTGAAGACGACGGGGGGATGA
- a CDS encoding type II toxin-antitoxin system RelE/ParE family toxin, with the protein MTRFRLSPQAERDIEAILGWSHEQFGERVRLRYEELLTQSILDLVEDPRRVGVQERPELANGAFTYHLRHSRDHVSRSIGRIRKPRHFLLYRVAHDGCLEIARVLHDSMDLARHFPPDDRLEDDERG; encoded by the coding sequence ATGACGCGGTTCCGCCTTTCTCCCCAGGCTGAGCGGGATATCGAAGCGATCCTCGGCTGGTCGCACGAGCAATTCGGCGAACGAGTCCGCCTGCGTTATGAAGAATTGCTGACGCAATCGATTTTGGATCTCGTGGAAGACCCCCGGCGCGTTGGAGTCCAGGAACGCCCAGAACTGGCGAACGGGGCTTTCACGTACCACCTTCGTCACAGCCGAGACCATGTTAGTCGATCAATTGGGCGTATCCGAAAGCCTCGTCACTTCCTCCTGTATCGTGTCGCACACGACGGGTGTCTGGAGATCGCCCGCGTCCTTCACGACAGCATGGATCTCGCGCGGCACTTCCCGCCTGACGACCGATTGGAGGATGACGAGCGGGGCTAA
- a CDS encoding ATP-binding protein, which produces MSYRSFKHLLGETSLERKCRFIFGLGLFLLVVGSFLLYGIKTENLVKNQTTQTARMLIKPTLMNIHSKKLGNYLFESILDTLWGDLNPTPDDLPNVDARVIRPYTDKDKSKNPQDEFETASLARFLKASADEEAAVKAGKIRPNPYTFADGTRMWEDRVVTNRESKKPEYQYIQAVTFKPTCLMDCHSRDDAAIDSFEGGKVHIDGHLWRPAPDGKLNIPVKAGDIAGAVVVRVPMDQIQQKINNNRAVLIAAALVTTVLAILASAMIVRYVIVKPVKHLRDVSDAIAAGRLNIRSQIQTGDEFEDLSHAFNRMLHNLVAMQQELRDVNNDLDHKVDELAQANMALYEMNRIKSDFLATMSHELRTPLNSIIGFSEVLNGNSNLNDRQQRYVGNIQTSGKMLLGMINDILDLAKIESGKMEVRGEDFSIRDVCEALTNLTRPMADRKDVVLECRLDEAIPLLRQDAGKIRQILYNLLSNAIKFTPEGGRVTLRARTEGRSVVLEVEDTGIGIAEDEREAIFEKFRQAKAPGRNDDVLTREHQGTGLGLSIVRELARLLGGEVHLRSQLGRGSTFTVRIPMQLAGNQRYEVNLTDDRVDLSKARRIEAQPSFPHLPRTPRPQPQPGVDPLRGPGKIAPVS; this is translated from the coding sequence GTGTCCTATCGCAGCTTCAAGCACCTGCTCGGCGAGACCAGCCTGGAGCGGAAGTGCCGCTTCATCTTCGGGCTGGGGCTGTTCTTGCTCGTCGTCGGCAGCTTCCTGCTCTACGGCATCAAGACGGAGAATCTGGTCAAGAACCAGACGACCCAGACGGCCCGGATGCTCATCAAGCCCACGCTGATGAACATCCACTCGAAGAAACTGGGCAACTACCTCTTCGAATCCATCCTCGACACCCTGTGGGGCGACCTCAACCCAACCCCCGACGACCTTCCCAACGTCGACGCCCGGGTGATCCGGCCCTACACCGACAAGGACAAGTCCAAGAACCCCCAGGACGAGTTCGAGACCGCCTCGTTGGCGCGGTTCCTCAAGGCCTCGGCCGACGAGGAAGCGGCCGTCAAGGCGGGCAAAATCCGGCCCAACCCGTATACGTTCGCGGACGGCACGCGGATGTGGGAAGACCGGGTCGTCACCAATCGCGAGAGCAAGAAGCCGGAATACCAGTACATCCAGGCCGTGACGTTCAAGCCGACCTGCCTGATGGACTGCCACAGTCGCGACGATGCGGCGATCGACTCCTTCGAGGGGGGCAAGGTCCACATCGACGGCCACCTCTGGCGGCCCGCGCCGGATGGGAAGCTCAACATCCCCGTCAAGGCGGGGGATATCGCCGGCGCGGTCGTCGTCCGGGTGCCGATGGACCAGATCCAGCAGAAGATCAACAACAACCGGGCCGTTCTGATCGCCGCCGCCCTGGTGACGACCGTGCTGGCGATCCTGGCCTCGGCGATGATCGTCCGCTACGTGATCGTCAAGCCGGTCAAGCACCTTCGGGACGTCTCCGACGCCATCGCCGCCGGTCGGCTGAACATCCGCAGCCAGATCCAGACCGGCGACGAGTTCGAGGACCTCTCGCACGCGTTCAACCGCATGCTCCACAACCTGGTCGCCATGCAGCAGGAGTTGCGCGACGTGAACAACGACCTCGACCACAAGGTTGACGAACTGGCCCAGGCGAACATGGCGCTCTACGAGATGAACCGCATCAAGAGCGACTTCCTCGCCACCATGAGCCACGAGCTGCGCACGCCGTTGAACTCGATCATCGGCTTTTCCGAGGTCCTCAACGGCAACTCCAACCTGAACGACCGCCAGCAGCGGTACGTGGGGAACATCCAGACCTCCGGCAAGATGCTGCTGGGGATGATCAACGACATCCTGGACCTGGCCAAGATCGAGAGCGGTAAGATGGAGGTCCGCGGCGAGGACTTCTCGATCCGCGACGTCTGCGAGGCGCTCACGAACCTCACCCGACCCATGGCCGACCGCAAGGACGTGGTCCTGGAATGCCGGCTCGACGAGGCGATCCCGCTGCTCCGCCAGGACGCGGGGAAGATCCGCCAGATCCTCTACAACCTCCTCTCCAACGCCATCAAATTCACCCCCGAAGGAGGCCGGGTCACGCTCCGGGCCCGGACCGAGGGCCGGTCCGTCGTCCTGGAGGTCGAGGACACCGGCATCGGCATCGCCGAGGACGAGCGTGAGGCCATCTTCGAGAAGTTCCGCCAGGCGAAGGCGCCCGGCCGCAACGACGACGTCCTGACCCGCGAGCACCAGGGGACCGGCCTGGGACTGTCGATCGTCCGCGAACTCGCCCGGCTCCTCGGCGGCGAAGTCCACCTCCGGAGCCAACTGGGCCGGGGGAGCACGTTCACCGTCCGAATCCCCATGCAGTTGGCCGGGAACCAGCGCTACGAAGTGAACCTGACCGACGACCGGGTCGACCTCTCCAAGGCCCGTCGGATTGAAGCTCAACCGTCGTTCCCGCACCTGCCGCGCACGCCTCGCCCCCAGCCCCAGCCGGGCGTCGACCCGCTGCGGGGGCCGGGTAAGATCGCCCCCGTGAGTTGA
- a CDS encoding type II toxin-antitoxin system ParD family antitoxin, translating into MPTRNIKLTEHFDRFVEEQVEAGRYQDASEVLRAGLRLLERRTRAEEQKLALLRGLASDGFRTLDQGQGLSLSNASELRNAIAQIGRRAAKAGESQSAD; encoded by the coding sequence ATGCCGACCCGGAACATCAAGCTCACCGAGCATTTCGACCGTTTCGTGGAAGAGCAGGTGGAGGCCGGCCGATACCAGGACGCCAGCGAGGTGCTTCGGGCGGGCTTGAGGCTTCTGGAACGGCGGACGCGGGCCGAGGAACAAAAATTGGCGTTGCTGCGCGGACTGGCCTCGGATGGGTTTCGGACGCTCGACCAGGGGCAGGGGTTGAGTCTTTCAAACGCCAGTGAATTGAGGAACGCCATCGCCCAGATCGGCCGCCGCGCGGCGAAGGCCGGCGAATCCCAATCAGCCGATTAA
- a CDS encoding DUF262 domain-containing protein — protein MQKNLKGRLDTTTKSLSTLCEEIRKGEVKIPQFQRKFVWKDQQALDLLDSMANNYPVGSLLIWTTKDKMRVERNIGDFSLPDTDDVDPTDYVLDGQQRLTVIYSCLGAEPTDPGFAAGYDLEKEEFVRLPKNPLVHVFPLRHLYVFTAMLNFRAALLTHPRGKELNERFDAIAGILTNYRIPVVTLKDLTVDEVCPIFERVNSSGTKLSTFDLMAAATWTRSFDLNEQVEQIQGALVPKGFDDIEGGTVLKCLSAIQCRGVKRAQIFSLDKLPKSDMTELVSRAQAAVLKSVDLLSTEFRVYSWDFLPYEALAVVLTYVTAKQPNLSPDQVVRVRQWFWRSALNERYRGASDSVVSSDLDLIHDFVVNRKGSPDEFGGVPKDEAWERGVFRSNNSRSRAFVLALALLNPKNVTNGAAIDISEALSAFNQKEFHHVYPRAHLRSIDAPGEHNANANICILSASENKRVGSADPKSYLPRCALALGAHADSVFASNLLPSPASFDYSTATYSDFVQARLGLIGNMLSKLCNGEV, from the coding sequence ATGCAGAAGAACCTGAAAGGCCGATTGGATACGACCACGAAAAGCTTGAGCACGCTTTGCGAAGAGATTCGAAAAGGTGAGGTGAAGATCCCTCAGTTTCAGAGGAAGTTTGTGTGGAAAGATCAGCAGGCTCTCGATTTGCTGGATAGCATGGCAAATAATTACCCGGTCGGAAGCCTGTTGATTTGGACGACCAAAGATAAAATGCGAGTAGAGAGGAATATTGGCGACTTTAGTTTGCCTGATACCGATGATGTTGATCCGACTGATTATGTTCTGGATGGACAGCAGAGGCTGACGGTTATCTACTCATGTTTGGGAGCAGAGCCTACAGATCCCGGGTTTGCTGCGGGCTACGATCTCGAAAAAGAAGAGTTTGTTAGGCTTCCTAAAAATCCTCTCGTGCATGTGTTTCCGTTGCGACATCTATACGTGTTTACCGCCATGTTGAATTTTAGAGCTGCGCTATTGACTCATCCCCGAGGCAAGGAGCTGAACGAGCGATTTGACGCAATCGCTGGTATTTTGACTAACTATCGAATTCCGGTCGTTACGCTCAAAGATCTGACGGTTGACGAAGTTTGCCCGATATTTGAACGGGTTAATAGCTCTGGCACGAAATTGTCGACATTTGATCTTATGGCTGCTGCGACTTGGACTCGCAGTTTCGATCTCAATGAACAGGTCGAGCAAATTCAGGGCGCGCTTGTTCCTAAAGGGTTTGACGATATTGAAGGCGGCACTGTGTTGAAGTGCTTGAGTGCCATCCAATGCCGAGGCGTCAAACGCGCCCAGATTTTTTCCTTGGACAAATTGCCGAAGTCCGACATGACGGAATTAGTGTCTAGGGCGCAGGCCGCCGTGCTGAAATCGGTAGACTTGCTATCGACAGAATTCCGCGTTTACAGCTGGGACTTTTTGCCCTATGAGGCTCTTGCGGTGGTTTTAACTTACGTGACCGCCAAACAGCCCAATCTCAGTCCTGATCAGGTTGTTCGTGTGCGCCAGTGGTTTTGGCGATCCGCCTTGAATGAGCGATATCGAGGCGCTTCCGATTCGGTTGTTTCCAGTGATTTGGATTTGATACACGACTTTGTGGTGAACCGGAAGGGGTCGCCAGACGAGTTTGGAGGGGTTCCAAAAGATGAGGCTTGGGAGCGGGGTGTTTTTCGGAGTAACAACTCACGATCACGAGCCTTCGTCCTGGCTCTTGCGCTCTTGAATCCAAAGAACGTGACCAATGGAGCCGCGATCGACATTAGTGAGGCTTTGTCCGCGTTTAATCAAAAGGAATTTCACCATGTATATCCTAGGGCGCATCTAAGATCGATCGATGCGCCAGGCGAACATAATGCGAATGCCAATATATGTATTCTGTCTGCCTCCGAGAATAAGCGAGTCGGTTCCGCCGATCCTAAATCGTATCTGCCGCGTTGTGCTCTTGCTCTTGGGGCTCATGCGGACTCGGTCTTCGCCTCTAATTTGCTTCCCAGTCCTGCGAGCTTCGATTATAGCACAGCTACATACTCAGATTTTGTTCAGGCTCGCCTTGGTTTAATCGGCAATATGTTGAGTAAATTGTGTAACGGCGAGGTGTAG
- a CDS encoding ROK family protein, producing MAEGHGGGPPVIGVDLGGTKIMAGVVAADHKILGRGKRNTPAKEGAEAILKTMLDCIDEALAEARLSRSDVAAAGVGSPGPLDADAGVILYSANMNVKNFALGPDLSKALGVPVKVNNDVRVGGYGEFMLGAARGYSDVIAAFVGTGIGGCLIQGGRIVGGSTNNAGEIGHVVVKAGGPRCGCGSKGCMEALASKTAISNRLVKASKKRDCPLGEKIQRKGRLKSGDLAEAVRNKDEVAVREVERAAFYLGTGLGGLVNVFGPQIVVIGGGVTQALGQPYLDMVTEAARRQIITDPNRTIKFVLATLGDDAGVLGASLFAREMLAHG from the coding sequence ATGGCGGAAGGGCACGGGGGCGGGCCTCCGGTGATCGGCGTCGATCTCGGGGGCACGAAGATCATGGCGGGCGTGGTCGCGGCCGACCACAAAATCCTCGGCCGGGGCAAGCGGAACACGCCGGCCAAGGAAGGGGCGGAGGCGATCCTCAAGACGATGCTCGACTGCATCGACGAGGCGCTCGCCGAGGCCCGGCTCTCGCGCTCGGACGTCGCCGCGGCGGGCGTCGGGTCCCCGGGGCCGCTCGACGCCGACGCCGGCGTGATCCTCTACAGCGCCAACATGAACGTCAAGAACTTCGCCCTGGGGCCCGACCTCTCCAAGGCGCTCGGCGTGCCGGTGAAGGTCAACAACGACGTCCGCGTCGGCGGCTACGGCGAGTTCATGCTGGGCGCGGCGCGGGGGTATTCGGACGTCATCGCCGCGTTCGTCGGCACGGGGATCGGCGGCTGCCTGATCCAGGGGGGCCGGATCGTCGGCGGCTCGACCAACAACGCCGGCGAGATCGGCCACGTCGTCGTCAAGGCCGGCGGCCCGCGCTGCGGTTGCGGGTCCAAGGGCTGCATGGAGGCCCTCGCCAGCAAGACGGCCATCTCCAACCGGCTCGTCAAGGCGTCGAAGAAGCGCGACTGCCCCCTCGGCGAGAAGATCCAGCGCAAGGGGAGGCTCAAGAGCGGCGACCTGGCGGAGGCCGTCCGCAACAAGGACGAGGTCGCCGTTCGCGAGGTCGAACGCGCGGCCTTCTACCTCGGGACGGGCCTGGGGGGCCTGGTCAACGTCTTCGGCCCGCAGATCGTCGTCATCGGCGGCGGCGTGACCCAGGCGCTCGGGCAGCCTTACCTCGACATGGTCACCGAGGCCGCCCGCCGCCAGATCATCACCGACCCGAACCGGACCATCAAGTTCGTCCTGGCGACCCTCGGCGACGACGCCGGCGTCCTCGGCGCCTCACTCTTCGCCCGCGAGATGCTGGCCCACGGGTGA
- the ftsH gene encoding ATP-dependent zinc metalloprotease FtsH, translating to MNRFSLSHRTRRGRRNLGLLAATVALGLAALLYPLAAFRTPVEDLSYGRFRKLLTEGRVASARVGPSEIEGRLAASPPLATGSSYRVSRLGMEHDQDLIRLLEAHVPGGDYDAEPVPSPAWAMIVPTAMFLVMIAALSLVFARSGGLGSALAFSKSKARVYDEGERRVTFDCVAGHDEVVDELREVVDFLRTPGKFQTLGGRIPKGVLLVGPPGTGKTLLARAVAGEAGVPFFSLSGSDFVELFVGVGASRVRSLFAKAHAKAPSLIFIDELDAIGKARGSGGSGGHDERDQTLNQLLVEMDGFDSDRGVILLAATNRPETLDPALVRPGRFDRQVVVDRPDLVGREQILQVHARTVPLADGLSLRHIAAMTSGFAGADLANLVNEAALLAARRGKDCVGRAEFEDGVERLIAGPEKRQRLLRADEKRRIAVHESGHALVARSLPQTDPVHKVTIIGRGSAALGYTMYRPEDDRFLHTRTALENAICGLLGGTLAEEIVLGEPSDGCSSDLSRATEIASRMVLDFGMSPVVGRLRYAPDRGDSPRGGSTPDRGYSEQTAREIDLEVRRIVDESMTKARRILEDRRDALDRLVDRLLEQETVDAAELDEILAGATPSS from the coding sequence ATGAACCGCTTCTCGCTCTCGCACCGCACCCGTCGAGGACGTCGCAACCTGGGCCTGCTGGCGGCGACCGTCGCGCTGGGGTTGGCGGCCCTTCTGTACCCGCTGGCGGCGTTTCGCACGCCGGTGGAGGATCTTTCCTACGGCCGCTTCCGCAAGCTGTTGACGGAAGGCCGCGTGGCGTCGGCGCGCGTTGGGCCGTCGGAGATCGAGGGCCGCCTGGCGGCGTCGCCCCCGCTCGCAACGGGCTCGTCGTACCGGGTTTCGCGGCTGGGGATGGAGCACGACCAGGACCTGATCCGCTTGCTGGAGGCTCACGTCCCCGGCGGCGACTACGACGCCGAGCCGGTCCCGTCGCCCGCCTGGGCGATGATCGTCCCCACGGCGATGTTCCTGGTGATGATCGCCGCCCTGTCGCTGGTCTTCGCCCGTTCGGGGGGGCTCGGCTCCGCTCTGGCCTTCAGCAAGAGCAAGGCCAGGGTCTACGACGAGGGCGAGCGCCGGGTGACCTTTGATTGCGTCGCCGGCCACGACGAGGTCGTCGACGAACTGCGCGAGGTCGTCGACTTCCTCCGCACTCCGGGCAAGTTTCAGACGCTGGGTGGGCGGATCCCCAAGGGCGTGCTGCTGGTGGGTCCTCCCGGCACGGGCAAAACCCTGCTGGCCCGCGCGGTGGCGGGCGAGGCCGGCGTGCCGTTCTTCTCGCTCTCGGGCTCGGATTTCGTCGAGCTGTTCGTCGGCGTCGGCGCGTCGAGGGTCCGCAGCCTGTTCGCGAAGGCCCACGCCAAGGCGCCCTCGTTGATCTTCATCGACGAGCTGGACGCCATCGGCAAGGCCCGGGGCTCGGGGGGCTCCGGCGGCCACGACGAGCGCGACCAGACTCTCAACCAGCTCCTCGTCGAGATGGACGGCTTCGACTCCGACCGCGGCGTGATTCTGCTGGCCGCCACCAACCGCCCGGAAACGCTCGACCCCGCGCTGGTGCGTCCCGGCCGGTTCGACCGCCAGGTGGTCGTCGACCGCCCGGACCTCGTGGGCCGCGAGCAGATCCTCCAGGTCCACGCCCGGACCGTCCCGCTGGCCGACGGTTTGAGCCTCCGCCACATCGCCGCGATGACCTCCGGCTTCGCCGGGGCCGATCTGGCCAACCTGGTGAATGAGGCCGCGCTTCTGGCCGCCCGCCGAGGGAAGGACTGCGTGGGAAGAGCCGAGTTTGAGGACGGCGTCGAACGCCTCATCGCCGGTCCGGAGAAGCGTCAGCGGCTGCTCCGCGCCGACGAGAAGCGAAGGATCGCCGTCCACGAATCGGGCCACGCCCTGGTGGCGCGGAGCCTCCCCCAGACCGATCCCGTCCACAAGGTGACGATCATCGGCCGGGGATCGGCGGCGCTGGGGTACACGATGTACCGGCCCGAGGACGACCGTTTCCTCCACACCCGCACGGCGCTGGAGAATGCGATCTGCGGCCTGCTGGGCGGGACGCTCGCCGAGGAGATTGTGCTGGGCGAGCCGTCCGACGGCTGCTCCAGCGACCTCAGCCGGGCGACCGAGATCGCCTCGCGGATGGTGCTGGACTTCGGCATGAGTCCCGTCGTGGGCCGCCTCCGCTACGCGCCCGACCGCGGCGACTCCCCCCGCGGCGGCTCAACCCCCGACCGCGGCTACAGCGAGCAGACCGCCCGCGAGATCGACCTGGAAGTCCGCCGGATCGTCGACGAGTCCATGACCAAGGCCCGCCGCATCCTGGAAGACCGCCGCGACGCGCTCGACCGCCTGGTCGACCGCCTGCTGGAACAGGAGACCGTCGACGCCGCCGAGCTGGACGAGATCCTCGCCGGGGCGACCCCTTCTTCCTAA